From the Rhodopirellula islandica genome, the window AGCAATTGATTGCCGAGGCGATGCGTGATCATTCCGCTTCCATGACGGATGTTTCGCCCAGCGATCCCGACCAATCGGCGAGCTACCAATCCCTGATCGACGGGTTCACCTCGGTCCGAGGCGGCCCACCCATCTGGCCCTACTTCGCGTCCGGACTCGGAAACGGTCCCTACGTCGAACTTGCCGACGGCAGCGTCAAACTGGATTTCATCGGCGGAATCGGCGTGCACGGCGGTGGTCACTCCAACCCCGACCTGGTTTCGGCCAGCATCGATGCGGCGATCGAAGACACGGTCATGCAGGGAAATCTGCAGCAGAACCCGGCCAGCGTCGAAATGATGCAGCGACTCGTCTCGCTCGCCTCCGAATCGGGAGCACCACTCGAACACGTGTTGCTTTCCACCAGCGGCGCGATGGCCAACGAAAACGCATTGAAACTCGCGTTCCACCACCGACAGCCCGCCGACCGAATCATCGCCTTCGACAATGCCTTCGCCGGGCGATCGATTGCGTTAGCAGCCTTGACCGACCGACCCGCCTACCGAAACGGTTTGCCCGAAGCGATCCAAGTCGACTACTTGCCCTTCCTGCATCCAGACCATCCCGAGAAATCTCAGCGATGGGCCGTCGATGAATTGAAACGATTGCTCCAACGTTACCCAGGCAAGCACGCTGCTTTCTGGGCCGAACCGATCGCAGGCGAAGGCGGCTACTACCCCGGCAGCCACGATTTCTTCACGGCATTGTGCGAGCCACTGCGAGAAGCCGGTGTGCCGGTCATCTTCGACGAGGTGCAAACGTTCTCGCGAACCAGCCGACCATTTGCGTTTCAACATTACGGCCTGGACCAGTTCGCGGACATCGTCACCGTTGGCAAAATCACTCAGGTCTGCGCGACGCTGTACCGAAACGACTTCCACCCCAAGGCACCGATCCTCAGCCAAACGTTCACCGGATCGACGTCCGCGATTTCGACCGGACTGGCGACGTTGGATGCATTGCAATCCACCCATTGCTTCGGTGCGGACGGCGGAAACATGAAACGCCACGCCTACTTTGCCGAGCAACTTCAAAAGCTGGCCGAGAAATACCCCGGTTCGATTTCAGGTCCGTTCGGCGAAGGCATGATGATCGTGTTCACACCCGGCAAAGGCACACTCGATCACGCCAAGTTGC encodes:
- a CDS encoding class-III pyridoxal-phosphate-dependent aminotransferase, yielding MLHAESLRQDPRIAQAKQLIAEAMRDHSASMTDVSPSDPDQSASYQSLIDGFTSVRGGPPIWPYFASGLGNGPYVELADGSVKLDFIGGIGVHGGGHSNPDLVSASIDAAIEDTVMQGNLQQNPASVEMMQRLVSLASESGAPLEHVLLSTSGAMANENALKLAFHHRQPADRIIAFDNAFAGRSIALAALTDRPAYRNGLPEAIQVDYLPFLHPDHPEKSQRWAVDELKRLLQRYPGKHAAFWAEPIAGEGGYYPGSHDFFTALCEPLREAGVPVIFDEVQTFSRTSRPFAFQHYGLDQFADIVTVGKITQVCATLYRNDFHPKAPILSQTFTGSTSAISTGLATLDALQSTHCFGADGGNMKRHAYFAEQLQKLAEKYPGSISGPFGEGMMIVFTPGKGTLDHAKLLMNLMFEEGLLGFLCGAEPARLRFLPPPMITTTEHIDAAIKLLDRSLEKFVSQK